From Terriglobia bacterium, one genomic window encodes:
- a CDS encoding TldD/PmbA family protein: MADLKQLAVELVQRAMERRAAAADCLIVEGDDFSVTLRRQEIETLKESGSKGLGLRVFFRSGDGTRLQTATSHTSDLSETSLARLLEDTLALARITSPDECAGLPEKEWIHPLGGELGIYSDSIALLDTDQKIRLAKDSEKYALDYDPRIINSDGSSFSSSLQRVILANSNGFAGEYRSSGCSLTTVSIAAEKGPDDGGEGSMQRDGWYSNAVDFARLESPEVVGTNAAKRTLRRLGARKVSTGEVPVVFDPLTARTLLENLVDAVSGSSIYRHASFLVGKLGNKVASECVSVIDDGLMPAGLGTSPFDGEGVPSQITPIIEHGILKNYLLNCYAARKLGLRTTANAVRDVAGSPRVGPTNFYLKAGTLSPADLIQSVERGVYVTDLIGFGVNVVTGDYSRGASGLWIEKGKLTFPFEEVTIAGNLAEMLLSIEAVANDEDFRDAVAAPTIKISKMMVSGS; encoded by the coding sequence ATGGCTGATCTCAAACAACTTGCCGTCGAACTGGTCCAACGGGCGATGGAGCGCCGCGCCGCGGCGGCCGATTGTCTCATTGTGGAGGGGGACGACTTCTCGGTCACCCTGCGCCGACAGGAAATCGAGACCCTGAAGGAATCCGGTTCAAAGGGGTTGGGGTTACGGGTCTTCTTTCGGTCGGGCGATGGAACGAGGTTACAGACAGCCACTTCGCACACCTCCGACCTTTCGGAAACCAGCCTGGCACGTCTTCTCGAAGACACCCTGGCTCTGGCGCGGATCACTTCGCCCGATGAGTGCGCCGGCCTCCCCGAGAAGGAATGGATCCATCCGCTCGGGGGAGAACTCGGCATTTACAGTGATTCCATCGCGCTTCTGGACACCGACCAGAAGATCCGCCTTGCGAAGGATTCCGAGAAGTATGCCTTGGACTATGATCCGCGTATTATCAACTCCGATGGCTCCTCCTTCAGCAGTTCGCTCCAGCGGGTTATCCTTGCCAATTCGAACGGCTTTGCGGGTGAGTATCGAAGCTCCGGCTGTTCCCTGACCACCGTGTCCATTGCGGCTGAGAAAGGTCCCGACGACGGCGGGGAGGGATCGATGCAGCGAGATGGCTGGTACTCAAACGCGGTGGACTTCGCCCGGCTCGAATCGCCGGAGGTGGTCGGAACCAATGCGGCGAAACGCACCTTGAGGCGGTTGGGGGCCAGAAAGGTCTCAACCGGTGAAGTCCCCGTCGTCTTTGATCCGCTCACGGCACGCACCTTGCTCGAAAACCTGGTGGATGCCGTGTCCGGGAGCTCCATCTATCGCCATGCCTCCTTCCTGGTGGGAAAACTGGGGAACAAAGTGGCCAGCGAGTGCGTCTCAGTGATTGATGATGGCCTCATGCCCGCAGGGCTGGGGACCTCGCCATTTGACGGCGAGGGAGTGCCTTCTCAAATCACCCCCATCATCGAACACGGCATTCTGAAGAATTACCTCTTGAATTGTTATGCCGCGCGAAAGCTGGGATTGCGGACCACGGCCAATGCGGTCAGGGACGTCGCCGGATCGCCCCGCGTCGGCCCCACCAATTTCTATCTCAAGGCGGGAACACTCTCCCCGGCGGACCTGATTCAGTCGGTGGAACGCGGGGTCTACGTGACTGATTTGATCGGTTTTGGGGTGAATGTCGTTACAGGGGATTATTCGCGAGGGGCGTCGGGGCTTTGGATTGAAAAAGGGAAATTGACGTTTCCCTTTGAGGAGGTCACCATTGCGGGAAACCTCGCGGAAATGCTATTGTCCATTGAGGCTGTGGCGAATGACGAGGATTTCCGCGATGCCGTCGCTGCCCCCACCATCAAGATCTCGAAGATGATGGTCAGCGGAAGCTGA
- the dnaB gene encoding replicative DNA helicase, which yields MSTDQLIEKSLPHNVEAERSVLGVILLDNAACDAVVQILKREDFYLDSHRRIFDRILHLSELNRAIDLVTLSEELARAGDLESIGGAAYLSSLTDGMPRSGNVEYYAKIVKEKALLRKMINVSNGIIQQCFEAGEDAETLLDQAENEIFQLAEDRIQRGFYGIKEIVRESFETIEKLYDRRTHVTGVRTSYEDLDRLTSGLQPSELIILAARPSMGKTALALNIAENVAIQDGKTVGIFSLEMSKESLLMRLLCSQARVDAHKLRSGFLPKTDYGKLSVALGALAEAPIFIDDTPALTIMEMRAKCRRLKKEHNLALAIVDYLQLMSGKGRFENRVQEVSSISRGLKALAKELRIPVVALSQLSRAPEKERGDHRPQLSDLRESGSIEQDADVVMFIFREELYKPTEENNGLAELIIGKQRNGPIGRMKLVFLKDYTRFERLQMED from the coding sequence ATGTCCACAGACCAACTCATCGAAAAAAGCCTGCCCCACAACGTGGAGGCCGAGCGTTCCGTGCTCGGCGTCATCCTTCTCGACAACGCCGCCTGCGACGCGGTCGTCCAGATTCTGAAGCGGGAGGATTTTTATCTCGACAGCCACCGCCGCATCTTCGACCGGATCCTTCATCTCTCGGAATTGAACCGGGCCATTGACCTCGTCACCCTCTCGGAAGAGCTCGCGCGCGCGGGAGACCTCGAAAGCATCGGCGGTGCCGCGTATCTCTCGTCCTTGACGGACGGAATGCCGCGATCCGGAAACGTGGAGTACTACGCGAAGATCGTCAAGGAAAAGGCCCTGCTCCGGAAAATGATCAACGTCTCCAACGGAATCATCCAGCAATGTTTCGAAGCGGGGGAAGACGCGGAGACGCTTCTGGACCAGGCCGAGAATGAAATTTTTCAGCTCGCCGAGGACCGCATTCAACGAGGGTTTTATGGCATCAAGGAGATCGTCCGGGAGAGTTTCGAGACGATTGAGAAACTTTATGATCGCCGGACGCATGTCACCGGCGTGCGGACCAGCTACGAGGATCTTGACCGGCTGACCTCCGGGCTTCAGCCCTCGGAGCTGATCATCCTGGCCGCCCGCCCCTCCATGGGCAAGACCGCCCTGGCGTTGAACATTGCGGAGAACGTCGCCATCCAGGACGGAAAGACCGTCGGGATTTTCAGCCTGGAAATGTCAAAAGAGTCCCTGCTGATGCGCCTGTTGTGCTCGCAGGCGCGGGTCGATGCCCACAAGCTGAGGAGCGGCTTCCTGCCAAAAACAGATTATGGCAAACTGTCGGTCGCGTTAGGCGCCCTCGCGGAGGCCCCCATTTTCATCGATGACACGCCCGCCCTGACCATCATGGAAATGCGGGCGAAATGCCGCCGCCTGAAGAAGGAACACAACCTCGCCCTCGCCATTGTGGACTACCTGCAGTTGATGAGCGGCAAGGGAAGATTTGAAAACCGGGTCCAGGAGGTTTCGTCCATTTCCCGCGGGCTCAAAGCCCTGGCCAAGGAATTGCGGATCCCCGTCGTCGCCCTCTCCCAACTCTCCCGCGCTCCCGAGAAGGAACGCGGCGATCATCGCCCCCAACTCTCCGACCTCCGGGAATCCGGATCGATCGAACAGGACGCCGACGTCGTGATGTTTATCTTTCGAGAAGAACTCTACAAACCGACGGAGGAGAACAACGGCCTCGCCGAACTGATCATCGGCAAACAACGCAACGGCCCGATCGGAAGGATGAAACTGGTTTTCCTGAAGGACTACACCCGCTTCGAAAGACTTCAAATGGAAGATTAG
- a CDS encoding transposase, with protein MAKPHRGPNHQGTFFITANTWERRQLFRADPFARLFLDVLYDYRMKSRYLLHEFTLMPEHFHLIITPGKQTTLERAVQLIRGGY; from the coding sequence ATGGCAAAACCTCATCGTGGTCCAAATCATCAAGGGACCTTCTTCATCACGGCAAACACCTGGGAGCGCCGCCAGCTTTTTCGGGCGGATCCTTTCGCAAGATTGTTCTTGGACGTTCTCTATGACTATCGAATGAAATCACGTTATCTGTTGCACGAATTCACACTCATGCCGGAGCACTTTCATCTGATCATTACACCAGGAAAGCAAACGACCTTGGAGCGGGCCGTGCAGCTAATTCGGGGCGGGTATTAA
- a CDS encoding MFS transporter, whose protein sequence is MFRALRHRNFQLFFGGQLISLIGTWMQTLAQGWLVYRLTHSAALLGTVGFAGQIPVLFFGPLAGIIADRHRRHRIVIATQAAMMCQALLMAILTLTRVITFSEIFVLALCLGVCNAFDIPARQSFLVEMVGDEDLMNAIALNSSIFNSARIVGPAVAGVLVAALGEGMCFLINGLSFIAVIAGLLMMKVNTPRFEHHGTGKWDQFREGLNYTRKNVAIRALLLLLGMVSLLGMAYMVLMPIFADKVLHSGARGLGWLMTSAGFGALLAALSLARRRNVLGLDRVVARASAGFGVSLVLFGFSKFLWLSMVLLVPAGFCLMVQMAATNTLVQSIVADAMRGRVMGLYTMMFLGIAPFGSLMAGFLAQRYSAPLAVICGGLACVLSAIVFGYRLRHLKIDSHFPLSIPETPSDAV, encoded by the coding sequence ATGTTCCGCGCCTTGCGCCATCGAAATTTTCAGCTTTTTTTCGGCGGCCAGTTGATCTCGTTGATTGGAACGTGGATGCAGACATTGGCGCAGGGCTGGCTGGTCTATCGGCTGACGCATTCCGCGGCCTTGCTCGGGACGGTCGGCTTTGCAGGTCAAATTCCGGTTCTTTTTTTTGGCCCTCTGGCGGGAATCATTGCCGATCGCCACCGGCGGCACCGCATTGTCATTGCCACTCAAGCGGCCATGATGTGTCAGGCCTTGCTTATGGCGATACTCACCCTCACCCGGGTCATCACCTTCAGCGAGATCTTCGTTCTGGCGCTCTGCCTGGGTGTCTGCAATGCCTTTGATATTCCCGCCCGGCAATCATTTCTGGTCGAGATGGTGGGGGACGAAGACTTGATGAATGCCATCGCCTTGAACTCCTCGATCTTCAATAGTGCCCGGATCGTGGGCCCCGCTGTGGCCGGGGTGCTTGTGGCCGCCCTGGGAGAGGGGATGTGCTTTCTCATCAACGGCCTCAGTTTTATTGCCGTGATCGCGGGGCTTTTGATGATGAAAGTAAACACCCCACGGTTCGAGCACCATGGCACCGGGAAGTGGGACCAGTTCCGGGAAGGTTTGAATTACACTCGGAAGAACGTGGCCATCCGCGCTTTGCTGCTTTTGCTGGGTATGGTCAGCTTACTGGGAATGGCCTACATGGTGCTCATGCCAATCTTTGCGGATAAGGTGCTTCACAGTGGAGCGCGGGGTTTGGGGTGGTTGATGACCTCCGCCGGCTTTGGCGCACTGTTGGCTGCCCTCTCTTTGGCAAGACGAAGAAACGTCTTGGGATTGGATCGTGTGGTGGCACGGGCTTCCGCGGGATTCGGTGTGAGCCTGGTGCTGTTTGGATTCTCCAAGTTCCTGTGGTTGTCCATGGTCCTGTTGGTTCCCGCCGGATTCTGTCTCATGGTGCAAATGGCGGCCACCAACACCCTGGTCCAGTCGATCGTTGCCGATGCCATGCGCGGCCGGGTGATGGGACTCTACACCATGATGTTTCTGGGGATAGCCCCTTTTGGAAGTTTGATGGCCGGATTCCTGGCGCAACGGTACAGTGCCCCTTTGGCTGTGATTTGCGGGGGGCTCGCGTGCGTTTTGAGTGCCATCGTGTTTGGCTACCGGCTTCGACACCTTAAGATCGACAGTCATTTCCCCCTGTCAATTCCGGAGACCCCCTCCGATGCCGTCTAA
- the rpsF gene encoding 30S ribosomal protein S6, translated as MDRLYEIMFIVNPNVPDEELDKLIAQFETTITSTHGETQKIERLGKRRLAYRVGRFWEGNYVLFTVKGGGETVKEFERRLKVTDAIIKYLTVRVDEDLKRLEKMKAKRAARAARKPARHAPPPAPVAAPEAPPEVAPPEPSTPASS; from the coding sequence GTGGACCGACTTTATGAAATCATGTTCATTGTCAATCCGAATGTGCCGGATGAGGAACTGGACAAGCTGATCGCCCAGTTTGAAACCACCATCACCTCGACCCACGGAGAGACGCAGAAGATTGAAAGACTGGGCAAGCGGCGCCTCGCCTACCGAGTCGGAAGGTTCTGGGAAGGCAACTACGTGTTGTTCACGGTCAAGGGGGGCGGCGAAACCGTTAAGGAATTTGAGCGTCGCTTGAAGGTTACCGACGCGATCATCAAATACCTGACCGTCCGGGTGGATGAGGATTTGAAACGCCTCGAAAAGATGAAGGCCAAGCGCGCGGCACGGGCCGCCCGAAAGCCGGCCCGCCATGCCCCGCCGCCCGCCCCGGTCGCGGCGCCGGAAGCACCGCCTGAGGTGGCCCCGCCGGAACCAAGCACGCCCGCATCCAGCTAA
- the rpsR gene encoding 30S ribosomal protein S18: MDNRTSHYPASRSGQHGPPSRGGQERTGGRRDFVRRRRVCKFCVEKIDYIDWKDYRTLLQFVPERGKIMPRRLSGVCAPHQRRLMEAIKKARNIALLPFAAE; this comes from the coding sequence ATGGATAATCGAACCAGTCACTACCCTGCAAGTCGGTCCGGTCAACACGGCCCCCCTTCGCGCGGAGGCCAGGAGCGCACCGGCGGCCGCCGTGATTTTGTGCGGCGACGGCGCGTTTGCAAGTTCTGCGTCGAGAAGATTGATTACATTGACTGGAAGGACTACCGCACCCTGCTGCAGTTTGTCCCGGAACGCGGGAAGATCATGCCCCGCCGGCTCTCAGGGGTTTGCGCCCCTCACCAGCGCCGGCTGATGGAGGCGATCAAGAAGGCGCGCAACATCGCGCTTCTTCCCTTCGCCGCCGAATGA
- a CDS encoding Crp/Fnr family transcriptional regulator, with translation MEKTALLKRVPFLRELGEEEIAALAERAAEKTYSKGELLFSEGDECKGLFVVGRGAVKILKCSVSGREQSLEIQLPGTPVAELPLFDGGHYPASAQCVEDSELLFISRRDFESLVRQHPELAMAVIRSLGQRLRKMVTLVEELSLKEVSQRIARRLVALAEARGKKTPAGLEIELPFSQQELATQMGTVRELVSRTLGRFQTEGLIAVDGRHIVVHSVEALKEIASGLKK, from the coding sequence GTGGAAAAGACCGCATTATTAAAGAGGGTTCCATTCCTTCGTGAGCTGGGTGAGGAAGAGATTGCCGCCCTCGCGGAGCGTGCAGCAGAAAAGACTTATTCCAAAGGGGAGCTGTTATTCTCAGAGGGGGATGAATGCAAAGGATTGTTTGTCGTCGGGCGGGGTGCCGTCAAGATCCTGAAGTGCTCCGTGAGCGGACGCGAGCAATCGTTGGAGATTCAGTTGCCGGGGACACCTGTGGCGGAGTTGCCGCTGTTCGACGGCGGGCATTATCCTGCCTCGGCCCAGTGTGTGGAGGATTCTGAACTTCTGTTCATTTCACGGCGCGATTTCGAATCGCTGGTGCGGCAGCATCCCGAACTGGCCATGGCGGTGATTCGTTCCCTGGGACAGCGCCTGCGCAAGATGGTGACCCTGGTGGAGGAACTGTCATTGAAGGAAGTCAGTCAGCGCATCGCACGCCGCCTCGTGGCCCTGGCGGAGGCTCGTGGGAAGAAGACCCCGGCCGGCCTGGAGATTGAGTTGCCCTTTTCACAACAGGAATTAGCCACTCAAATGGGGACAGTCCGCGAGTTGGTGTCGCGCACGCTCGGCCGGTTTCAAACCGAAGGGCTCATCGCCGTGGACGGCCGCCACATCGTCGTCCATTCCGTCGAGGCATTGAAGGAAATTGCATCTGGCTTGAAGAAGTAA
- the tldD gene encoding metalloprotease TldD, translating into MLEQPNAKEFFRAQFGVAEKDLEHYLGLALSRGGDYADLYFEYRTTSSVHLEESIVKTATRGISVGVGIRVLSGEKTGYAYSDDLSRDKIERSALTAAHIAASAGRTVSVGISGSIAGHNLYPVEHPTIDLDVSQKIALVRKADETARAYDPRIKEVIVSYADELKRVLIATGGGHLASDDQPLSRLTVFCIAHEEGRRADGVYGGGGRIGMDFFQKDHPPAYFAREAARQALIQLSAIDCPAGPMEVVLGPGWPGILLHEAIGHGLEADFNRKKISAFSGLIGKRVASDLCTVVDDGTLPNRRGSLNIDDEGTPTHRTILIEKGILRGYMQDRLSADLMRVEPTGNGRRENYTHIPMPRMTNTFMMAGTESAEDIIRSVKRGLYAVHFGGGQVDITNGKFVFSASEAYLIENGKITAPVRGASLIGNGPDVLTKVVAVGNDLRLDEGIGVCGKDGQSVPVGVGIPTIKVSELTVGGTQG; encoded by the coding sequence ATGTTGGAACAACCCAATGCAAAGGAATTCTTCCGGGCCCAGTTTGGGGTGGCGGAAAAGGATCTGGAGCATTACCTCGGCCTGGCGTTGTCGCGCGGCGGAGACTACGCCGATCTTTATTTTGAATACCGGACGACGTCCTCGGTTCACCTGGAAGAATCCATTGTCAAGACCGCGACGCGGGGGATTTCGGTTGGGGTGGGGATTCGCGTGCTTTCCGGGGAGAAAACCGGCTATGCCTACTCTGATGATCTTTCACGCGATAAGATTGAAAGATCAGCGCTGACGGCCGCTCACATAGCGGCGAGTGCCGGCAGGACGGTATCCGTCGGAATCTCCGGCTCGATCGCGGGACACAATCTTTATCCGGTTGAACATCCGACCATAGATCTCGACGTCAGTCAGAAGATTGCGCTGGTTCGCAAGGCGGACGAAACAGCCCGGGCTTATGACCCGCGAATCAAAGAGGTGATCGTCAGCTATGCCGATGAATTGAAACGCGTCCTGATCGCCACGGGGGGAGGGCATCTTGCGTCCGACGATCAGCCCCTCTCAAGGCTGACGGTCTTCTGCATCGCCCACGAAGAGGGCCGCCGGGCGGATGGAGTGTATGGCGGGGGCGGACGGATTGGCATGGATTTCTTTCAGAAAGATCATCCTCCCGCTTACTTCGCACGCGAGGCCGCGAGGCAGGCCCTTATCCAGCTGTCTGCGATCGATTGTCCCGCCGGCCCGATGGAGGTCGTCCTCGGACCCGGGTGGCCGGGTATTCTGCTGCATGAGGCCATTGGCCATGGCCTGGAGGCGGATTTTAATCGCAAGAAGATATCGGCGTTCAGCGGATTGATTGGAAAACGAGTGGCCTCCGACCTCTGCACGGTCGTTGATGACGGAACCCTCCCGAATCGACGGGGATCGCTCAATATCGACGACGAGGGGACCCCGACGCACCGGACCATCCTGATTGAAAAGGGAATCCTCCGCGGTTACATGCAGGACCGCTTGAGCGCCGATCTGATGCGGGTGGAACCGACCGGCAATGGCCGACGCGAAAACTATACCCACATCCCCATGCCGCGCATGACCAACACCTTTATGATGGCTGGGACGGAATCGGCCGAAGACATCATTCGGTCGGTCAAGCGGGGCCTCTATGCCGTTCACTTTGGGGGTGGACAGGTGGACATTACCAACGGGAAATTTGTGTTCAGCGCCTCGGAGGCCTACCTGATAGAAAACGGAAAGATCACGGCACCGGTGCGCGGCGCATCCCTGATCGGCAACGGCCCCGATGTCCTGACCAAGGTGGTGGCGGTTGGCAATGATCTGAGGCTGGACGAAGGCATCGGTGTTTGTGGGAAGGATGGACAGTCCGTGCCGGTCGGTGTCGGGATCCCCACCATCAAGGTGAGCGAACTCACGGTGGGCGGCACGCAGGGATGA
- the rplI gene encoding 50S ribosomal protein L9 has protein sequence MEVILKETIEKLGTQGEVVKVANGYARNYLLPKNLALAATPGNLKKIEHIKVAALKKEATEKKQAEELASLVNQLTVTIARKVGEKEVLYGSVTTMDIADDLKRQGYEIDKRKIHLEEPLKTLGEYSVPVKLHREVTATIKVNVIPEATT, from the coding sequence ATGGAAGTCATCTTGAAGGAAACGATTGAGAAACTGGGCACGCAGGGGGAAGTGGTGAAGGTGGCCAACGGGTATGCCCGGAATTACCTGCTCCCGAAAAACCTGGCCCTCGCAGCCACGCCGGGAAATCTGAAGAAGATAGAACATATCAAGGTCGCCGCGTTGAAGAAGGAGGCGACCGAGAAGAAGCAGGCTGAAGAGCTTGCCTCTCTGGTCAACCAGCTCACGGTCACTATCGCGCGGAAGGTCGGCGAAAAAGAGGTGCTGTACGGATCGGTCACGACGATGGATATTGCGGACGATCTGAAGCGGCAGGGCTACGAAATTGATAAGCGGAAGATCCACCTGGAAGAGCCCCTCAAGACCCTGGGGGAATATTCCGTGCCGGTCAAACTTCACCGCGAGGTCACCGCCACGATTAAAGTGAATGTGATTCCCGAAGCAACGACCTAG
- a CDS encoding MFS transporter — MPSNSFPVLTTLSGPEARDRRNALAASFLGWTLDAFDFFVVVMVLTEIAKDFHRTNAEIALTLTATLAFRPIGAFIFGLMADKYGRRLPLMIDVVFFSVIEVASGLAPNFTTFLILRALFGIGMGGEWGVGASLAMEAVPPRWRGILSGLLQEGYAAGYLLASSAYFLVLPHLGWRAMFFIGGAPALLAWFIRRKVKESDVWERSRRKDWSALWISVRSHVKYYVLLAGVVVVLDAFRRPAASLLERLLNSESMEGTGGTSPFRILIVFVVAGIILFMADVTWHVAEGHRKLFFYLVALMTMMSFVSHGTQDMYPTFLKVQRGFSPRMTAIISIIANLGALIGGICGGLFSDRFGRRRGMITALLIGIVIIPLWVYSPTASLLMLGAFMIQFMVQGAWGVIPAHITELSPDSVRGFLAGFAYQCGILIAGSVAYLEAIFANRMNYANAMAATAFVVFLIAAVVIALGREKRGIEFGVGRTT, encoded by the coding sequence ATGCCGTCTAACTCATTTCCTGTCCTGACCACCCTGTCCGGGCCGGAGGCTCGCGATCGACGCAATGCGCTGGCGGCCTCCTTCCTGGGCTGGACCCTTGACGCCTTTGATTTTTTTGTCGTGGTCATGGTGTTGACCGAAATCGCCAAGGACTTTCACCGGACCAATGCGGAGATTGCGCTGACGCTCACGGCTACCCTCGCTTTTCGGCCGATCGGAGCTTTCATTTTCGGGTTGATGGCCGACAAATACGGGCGTCGCTTGCCCCTCATGATCGACGTCGTTTTCTTTTCAGTCATTGAAGTCGCCTCAGGTCTCGCGCCAAACTTCACCACGTTTCTGATCCTGCGGGCGCTGTTTGGCATCGGCATGGGAGGCGAATGGGGCGTGGGCGCCTCCCTGGCCATGGAAGCGGTGCCTCCCCGATGGCGGGGGATTCTCTCCGGTCTCCTTCAGGAAGGGTATGCGGCAGGCTACCTTTTAGCATCGAGCGCCTATTTTCTCGTCCTACCTCATTTGGGGTGGCGCGCCATGTTCTTCATTGGTGGGGCCCCAGCGCTCTTGGCCTGGTTCATCCGGCGCAAGGTAAAAGAATCTGATGTGTGGGAGCGTTCCAGGAGAAAGGACTGGAGTGCCCTTTGGATCTCAGTGCGGAGCCACGTCAAATATTACGTGTTGCTCGCAGGAGTCGTTGTTGTCCTTGACGCCTTCCGCCGACCGGCCGCCTCTTTATTGGAGAGGCTTTTGAACTCGGAAAGCATGGAGGGAACCGGAGGGACTTCTCCATTTCGGATCCTCATCGTGTTCGTGGTCGCTGGAATCATCCTCTTCATGGCGGATGTGACCTGGCATGTGGCCGAAGGACACCGCAAACTATTTTTCTATCTGGTCGCGCTGATGACGATGATGAGTTTTGTTTCGCACGGTACCCAGGATATGTATCCGACCTTTTTGAAGGTGCAGCGCGGATTCTCTCCGCGAATGACCGCGATCATTTCCATCATCGCCAACCTCGGAGCTTTGATTGGGGGGATATGCGGCGGGCTCTTCTCGGACCGGTTTGGCCGCCGCCGGGGAATGATCACGGCACTGTTAATCGGAATTGTGATAATTCCCCTTTGGGTGTATTCCCCCACCGCCAGCCTGCTGATGCTGGGGGCCTTTATGATTCAATTTATGGTCCAGGGGGCCTGGGGGGTTATTCCGGCCCACATCACAGAACTTTCCCCGGATAGCGTTAGAGGATTTCTGGCGGGTTTTGCCTACCAGTGCGGCATTTTGATCGCCGGGAGCGTGGCCTACCTGGAGGCGATTTTCGCAAACCGAATGAACTACGCCAATGCCATGGCTGCCACAGCATTCGTCGTGTTCTTGATTGCCGCGGTGGTCATCGCGCTGGGGCGCGAGAAGCGGGGAATCGAATTTGGGGTGGGGCGGACCACCTAA
- a CDS encoding DsbA family protein, which yields MTISWKKDLIALCLSLAVLLGPTSALASDSPLETELKLRVENYLTRYFQLAPQESLTVDQIWSVENPPMWGLAVTRKQAGKTSTEVYMLSKDLKQLSLGRVLDFNRNLDAENLEKINLNDAPSRGPNNAPVTVITYCDLQCPDCKAMSANLRTVLPAYDGSVRLVFKNFPLMSKHPWAEAAAVASRCAFIQKPDAFWNFYDFFYTHQDSVTKSNIRERALEVGKEAGLDANRFAACYDSKETLPDIQKDLFEANKLGVRGTPTLLVNGRFIFNEDMTEQDYHKLIDEALATHGR from the coding sequence ATGACAATCTCTTGGAAGAAGGACCTCATCGCTCTGTGCTTGTCCCTGGCCGTGTTGCTAGGCCCCACTTCTGCACTCGCCAGTGATTCCCCGCTGGAGACGGAACTCAAGCTCCGCGTGGAAAACTACTTGACCCGGTATTTCCAGCTGGCGCCCCAGGAGTCCCTGACCGTGGACCAGATCTGGTCGGTCGAAAACCCTCCGATGTGGGGGCTCGCAGTGACACGGAAACAAGCCGGGAAGACCTCCACGGAGGTCTACATGCTTTCCAAGGACCTGAAACAGCTCTCGCTCGGTCGGGTGCTTGATTTCAACAGGAATCTGGATGCTGAGAACCTCGAGAAAATAAATCTCAACGATGCCCCTTCCCGAGGTCCAAACAACGCCCCGGTCACCGTCATCACTTATTGTGACCTCCAGTGCCCGGATTGCAAAGCCATGTCAGCCAACCTCAGAACGGTTCTTCCGGCTTATGACGGTAGTGTACGCCTCGTGTTTAAGAACTTTCCATTGATGAGCAAGCATCCTTGGGCCGAAGCAGCTGCCGTGGCGTCCCGCTGCGCCTTCATCCAAAAGCCCGATGCGTTCTGGAACTTTTATGACTTTTTTTACACGCACCAGGACAGCGTGACCAAGTCCAACATCCGCGAAAGAGCGCTGGAGGTGGGAAAGGAGGCCGGCCTCGATGCCAACCGGTTCGCTGCCTGCTACGACTCCAAGGAGACACTTCCGGACATTCAGAAGGACCTCTTTGAAGCCAACAAGCTGGGCGTGCGGGGTACGCCGACCCTTCTCGTGAACGGGCGCTTCATCTTTAACGAGGATATGACTGAACAGGATTATCACAAGCTCATTGATGAGGCTCTGGCCACGCATGGTCGATAG
- a CDS encoding YwiC-like family protein has translation MTAKQVFPKEHGTWAMLLIPWAVGCGVARRWSEKELLLLVGMLMLFLAQAQIMNWLRLRFATTPDLRALSRVRALFVTFAVLGMLAVAPLLAVYRLKALVSFGGLALVLTAISMVLVIRKLDRSLAGQILASAGLSMSAPLAYYVAAGIVDPLAMELWMINFLFFLGGVFYVQLKIDALPQRSRLRSLADRFRFAAGTLSLNLIILSLVFLSLRMGPLSPLIILAFVPTFLQAIIGTIRLDRPARLKRVGIISTGHSIVFAVLVIWLA, from the coding sequence ATGACCGCGAAGCAAGTTTTTCCGAAAGAGCATGGAACATGGGCGATGCTGTTGATCCCGTGGGCGGTGGGGTGCGGCGTCGCGCGTCGATGGAGTGAAAAAGAGTTGTTGTTACTTGTCGGAATGCTGATGCTCTTTCTGGCGCAGGCGCAGATCATGAATTGGCTCCGGCTGCGATTTGCCACCACTCCTGACCTTCGCGCTTTGTCCCGTGTCCGGGCCCTCTTCGTGACGTTTGCTGTTCTAGGGATGCTGGCCGTTGCGCCGCTCCTTGCGGTCTACCGTTTGAAGGCGCTGGTTTCCTTTGGGGGACTCGCCCTCGTGTTGACCGCGATCAGTATGGTCCTGGTCATCCGGAAGCTGGATCGCTCATTGGCCGGACAGATTCTGGCTTCTGCCGGCCTTTCCATGAGCGCGCCGCTCGCCTATTACGTCGCTGCAGGAATCGTCGATCCTCTTGCCATGGAGTTGTGGATGATCAACTTCCTTTTTTTCCTGGGAGGGGTGTTCTATGTTCAGCTCAAGATTGATGCCCTCCCCCAGAGGTCCAGACTCAGGTCCCTGGCGGACCGATTCCGGTTTGCGGCAGGCACCCTGAGCCTGAATCTCATAATACTCTCGCTGGTGTTTCTCAGTCTTCGGATGGGTCCCTTATCGCCTCTTATCATCCTCGCGTTTGTGCCGACATTTCTTCAGGCCATTATCGGAACGATCCGGTTGGATCGTCCGGCAAGGCTCAAGCGCGTGGGAATCATCTCGACCGGGCATTCGATTGTGTTTGCAGTCCTGGTGATTTGGCTGGCGTGA